The genomic region CTACGGCCACTCCGGTAGCTACGGCCGCTTTTAAGGCGCAGCCTTCCTTACCGCCATCACAAATCATGCCTATGATGCTGCCTCCCATATGGTTTATGGCCTGCCCGATGATGCCGGTCCTGTTCTCAGCGGACTCGGGAGTAAGGTAGTAAGCAATTCCGGCGGTCACCCCGATGCCGGTAGTGGTATCGCAGCCGCAGGAAGCAGAGAGCTTGCCGGTGCGCAGGCTCATGTAGTTGGCGATCAGATAGACCAGCCCGGTGGCTTTAACCAGCTTCTCCCAGTCCCCGGGGCTCCTCTCCGGCAGTAAGTCGATGGTTGATTGCCAGTCTATCCTGTCTTGCGGGTGTTTCCTGTTGTACTCAGACCAGGCGATTATTATCAAGGGTAAGGTCGCTACCAGTCCCTGGTTTCCTGAGCCGGCGCAGGTCATTACCTTAATGTTAAAGCCGGCCATTCTGGCCTCTACCGCCAGGCTGACCTTCTCCCTGGTTATGTTTACGTAGTCACCGGCCAGGTCTCCTTGCGCGGCAAAATCCTTCATGGCAAGCCCGAAGGTCCTGCGCTTGAGCTTGATGAATAGCTCCTCCGTGCTGAGCAGCGCCTTGAAGTTGGTCTTCAACGCCTTTTCCAGCCTTTTCCGGGCTTTCTTACCCTTTGCCCGGGGGGTTAGCCCCGACTCGATAATTTCAATAAAGTCGCTCACCCGTTCGATTCCGGCCAACTTGTCAAGCTCACCGGGAGTCTCCGGCTTTTCAAATACTGGTTTCCCCTCAACCTCGATATAGGAGATATTAGAATGGTCTCCGGAGATGCGGGCTATTCCTTTTTTCCCGCCAGCGGTAACCTCCGCCTCAATCCGGACATTATCCCATTCGTGGATGGGGACCACCGCGACCTTTTCTGCTTTGAGTAACGAAGCGGCCTCTTGAGCCTTCTCCTCTTCCAGATCGGTGAATAGCTCCAGTTCCCGGGCAGGGTCACAGAATAAGCCCAGCGCCGCGGCATTGAACGGCCCCTTCAGTCCCTGCCGGTAGGGGATACCTACCTGTAAGGCGTTCTTGAATATCCCCCGGCTGGCCCTGACCGTTATGTTTTCAATGCTCTGTCCGATTTTTCCGGGAGATAAGTTCAGCCTTTTGACGCGATAGTCCGCCGGCAGCCTGCCGTGGATGGCGTTGAAGGCGACGGCGGTGGCCAGGCCGATAGCCGCCGGTTCCGTGCAGCCGACGGACTCCCTGATACTCTCATCAAAAAGCTTACTAATATCTATCAAGGTTATACCCTGAGTTTCAGTTGCGGAGAACAATCATGTCTTATTTCCGGATCATGTAGTATTCAAATGGCGCCCGGGATGATTTGGCGGGTACTATTGCCGACCAGCCGATGGCGATATGCAAGGCAATTTCTATGTTCTCGTCTTTGAGACCCCATTTCTCCTTGAACTTGACATCGGTACCGTTCTCCACACCCCGTTTGCTCAGCCAACAGCCGCCCAGGCCAAGAGCATGGGCCATCAACAGCATGTGGTCGCCGGCTGCGGCGCAGTCATAACCACGGTTTTGCGGCACAGCCTGGGGCAGGTCCTGTCCCACTGTTGCGGTCGGTCTTTTATCATAGCCGATGACAATGATAACCGCGTTCTCGGTCGAAATATCGCTCCAGCACCAGCTCTTTTCCTCCTCGGTCTTGAGGACGATGAAGCGCACCTCGTCAAGGTTGCAGCCGATGGGAGCCATGATACCGGCTTCAATCACCTTGTTGATCATCCAGTCGGGGACTTCCTTCTTAACCCAGTCGCGTACGGAGTGACGTCCCCAGAGCAGCTTGTGCACGACCTTCATCTCCTCCTCGGAGAAAGGCTCGGGCAGAGGGTCGGCGATTTCTGGTTTCTCTCCGGCGCGGACCTTGGCGGCGGCGTCAAGGTTCATCTTGCACCACTGGATGTCAGGTTCATCTTCCGGGTAACCTCTTTCCCGCCAGACATCAAAGACAATCTGGGCCTGCATGCCGAAGCCGGATATGGCCCTGCCCGTCCACTTGACCAGGGTGGAATAGAGGGGAACCTCGATGTTGTGGTGCGTCCGTTCGTGGAGCAGACCACGCAGTGACACCTCATCCAGCTTTCTGATATCGTCCTTCTCGTACTGTTTGAACGCGGTGCTTACCCTGGTAATCTCTCTTCCTTCTTGCATTCTTTCCTCCTATTATTATTTAGACAAAGGATAATGCGTGGTGATGAAACGGGGTTACCTTTTACCGGTCAATATATGACCAGTCCTTGTCTTTATCCGCGAAGTCTTTTCTCTCCTGCTCCGTGGTCGGCCTGACCGCCATTTCACAGTATTCATCCCCGCCCGGTAGCGCCTTCAGGTGCATTAGTTTATAGTCGGGATTGAAAGCCATGTACTTTGCCGGGTCAACGTAGCAGTAGAGGCGTCCCAGTTCACCTTCTCCCAGCTCATTCCATACCTTGCCCATGACACAGCCGTAAGCCCTTCTCCGGGTTTCTCC from Dehalococcoidales bacterium harbors:
- a CDS encoding L-serine ammonia-lyase, iron-sulfur-dependent, subunit alpha, encoding MIDISKLFDESIRESVGCTEPAAIGLATAVAFNAIHGRLPADYRVKRLNLSPGKIGQSIENITVRASRGIFKNALQVGIPYRQGLKGPFNAAALGLFCDPARELELFTDLEEEKAQEAASLLKAEKVAVVPIHEWDNVRIEAEVTAGGKKGIARISGDHSNISYIEVEGKPVFEKPETPGELDKLAGIERVSDFIEIIESGLTPRAKGKKARKRLEKALKTNFKALLSTEELFIKLKRRTFGLAMKDFAAQGDLAGDYVNITREKVSLAVEARMAGFNIKVMTCAGSGNQGLVATLPLIIIAWSEYNRKHPQDRIDWQSTIDLLPERSPGDWEKLVKATGLVYLIANYMSLRTGKLSASCGCDTTTGIGVTAGIAYYLTPESAENRTGIIGQAINHMGGSIIGMICDGGKEGCALKAAVATGVAVESALLACREPDLAYIDGIVNKDAMITLQRISSISRAMAGADRKIIEFLQDTPLPN
- a CDS encoding nitroreductase family protein translates to MQEGREITRVSTAFKQYEKDDIRKLDEVSLRGLLHERTHHNIEVPLYSTLVKWTGRAISGFGMQAQIVFDVWRERGYPEDEPDIQWCKMNLDAAAKVRAGEKPEIADPLPEPFSEEEMKVVHKLLWGRHSVRDWVKKEVPDWMINKVIEAGIMAPIGCNLDEVRFIVLKTEEEKSWCWSDISTENAVIIVIGYDKRPTATVGQDLPQAVPQNRGYDCAAAGDHMLLMAHALGLGGCWLSKRGVENGTDVKFKEKWGLKDENIEIALHIAIGWSAIVPAKSSRAPFEYYMIRK